A region of Legionella donaldsonii DNA encodes the following proteins:
- a CDS encoding response regulator: MMSYSQLLIVEDDFVCQHIYLSLLNEYQPVLAATAAEALDCLSKQPFHCILLDLGLPDKPGEELLPLIRRNPLNGNTPVIVISAHVDEALGQQCLALGANQIYVKPLLPTMLRRMVESVLVH; encoded by the coding sequence ATGATGTCCTACTCACAACTGTTAATCGTTGAAGATGATTTTGTTTGTCAGCACATTTATCTGTCCTTACTCAACGAGTATCAACCCGTTTTGGCAGCGACAGCGGCAGAAGCCCTCGACTGCCTGTCAAAGCAGCCTTTCCATTGCATCCTGCTCGATTTGGGTTTACCGGATAAACCAGGCGAAGAGTTACTACCTTTAATTCGTCGTAATCCCTTAAATGGCAATACACCCGTGATTGTTATCTCTGCACATGTGGATGAGGCGTTAGGCCAGCAATGTTTGGCTTTAGGGGCGAACCAGATTTATGTAAAACCCTTGCTTCCTACGATGCTACGACGGATGGTGGAAAGCGTATTGGTTCATTAG
- a CDS encoding 6-pyruvoyl trahydropterin synthase family protein — translation MTYIITKTFKIDVAERNWKKGRAQTRGKDHYDLNDMCPEFQIHGHTLHFDISLKGHELDETGFILDTDILKNLMKEKIKALDHSFLLHKLDPLYADIEVLVEKHRIKIYATEYVISYENIAKDIFLYCAKQLKQHGLEDSVSVDSVCVYSKTISGTYTESQAN, via the coding sequence ATGACCTATATTATTACTAAAACATTTAAGATAGATGTAGCAGAGAGAAATTGGAAGAAAGGACGTGCGCAGACGCGTGGAAAAGATCATTATGACCTGAATGACATGTGTCCCGAATTTCAAATACATGGCCATACCTTGCATTTTGATATTAGTTTAAAAGGTCATGAGTTAGATGAAACAGGATTTATCCTGGATACAGACATATTAAAAAATTTAATGAAAGAGAAAATTAAAGCGTTAGATCACTCTTTCCTGTTGCATAAACTGGATCCGCTTTATGCGGATATAGAAGTCCTGGTTGAAAAGCACAGGATCAAGATTTACGCGACAGAGTATGTCATCTCGTACGAAAATATAGCGAAGGATATTTTTCTTTACTGTGCAAAACAACTTAAACAACATGGTCTTGAGGATAGCGTTTCTGTTGATTCAGTGTGCGTTTACTCCAAAACCATTTCAGGTACCTACACCGAATCGCAGGCGAATTAG
- a CDS encoding L,D-transpeptidase family protein codes for MVEFDKRQWLKGVGVLCFAWVLAGIKVYADPINRPLDTPYQQLEKFIPLYLDAVKNPWQAIVTDKALRIGCRDNAVITLRKRLQKTGELPTSASMNDAYFDKELEKAVQVFQERHGILADGIVGKDTLNALNISPQKRLQQIYINIARWKTFSKQVTPKYIWINVPDYRLRYVSKHKTKITSRVIVGKPTRATPEIDSEVTHIIINPYWNVPPTIVRQDLIPKALTNPGYLGEQHIRVFHRDSLKNEIPLNKIRWSDVAINPSTYLFRQDPGSKNALGQIKFHFANSHSVYLHDTPAKELFNKEKRFFSSGCVRLENPLTLFEKIAKHEDSIKVQLPDIKQLLESGRTVSFKLANPIPIRVTYITAWVNEEGVLHFWDDVYQRDHRLLINSRNRTKDLPQPA; via the coding sequence ATGGTTGAGTTTGATAAGCGGCAATGGTTAAAGGGGGTTGGCGTATTGTGCTTTGCATGGGTTTTAGCAGGCATCAAGGTCTACGCAGACCCAATTAATCGCCCCCTGGATACCCCTTATCAGCAATTAGAAAAATTTATTCCTCTTTATCTTGACGCAGTAAAGAACCCTTGGCAGGCAATTGTAACGGATAAGGCATTACGAATTGGTTGTCGAGATAATGCGGTTATCACCCTCCGTAAGCGATTACAAAAGACAGGGGAGCTCCCAACCTCTGCCTCGATGAATGATGCCTATTTTGATAAAGAATTGGAAAAGGCTGTCCAGGTATTTCAGGAAAGGCATGGTATTTTAGCTGATGGTATTGTAGGGAAGGATACATTGAACGCCTTAAATATTTCACCACAAAAGCGGTTGCAGCAGATTTATATTAACATAGCGCGCTGGAAAACATTTAGTAAGCAGGTTACCCCTAAATACATATGGATTAATGTTCCAGACTATCGTTTACGTTATGTCAGTAAGCATAAGACCAAAATAACCTCACGTGTTATTGTGGGTAAGCCCACGCGGGCAACGCCGGAAATAGATTCTGAAGTAACTCATATTATTATCAATCCTTATTGGAATGTACCGCCCACCATAGTCAGGCAAGATCTGATTCCAAAAGCACTGACTAATCCAGGCTATCTGGGAGAACAGCACATTCGGGTTTTTCATAGGGATTCATTAAAAAATGAAATTCCATTAAATAAAATTCGCTGGTCTGATGTCGCTATTAACCCAAGCACCTATTTGTTTCGCCAGGATCCTGGCTCAAAGAATGCCTTGGGACAAATTAAATTTCACTTCGCTAATTCTCACTCGGTCTATTTGCACGATACGCCTGCAAAAGAATTATTTAACAAGGAAAAGCGCTTCTTTAGCTCAGGTTGTGTCCGTTTGGAAAACCCGTTAACCCTTTTTGAAAAAATTGCTAAACATGAGGATTCGATTAAGGTTCAATTACCAGATATTAAACAACTATTAGAATCTGGACGTACGGTCAGTTTTAAGTTGGCAAATCCTATTCCTATTCGTGTGACTTATATTACAGCCTGGGTCAACGAGGAGGGTGTGTTACATTTTTGGGATGATGTCTATCAACGAGATCATCGCTTATTAATTAACTCGCGTAATCGAACTAAAGATCTTCCTCAACCAGCGTAA
- a CDS encoding transporter substrate-binding domain-containing protein has product MFKPPYILSPHNSFDIDLAKLLCERLQEQCRSIPMGMNALYKGLEEGEVDLAMGGIPVSYALKINFIFSLPYMLSKGQFLVLKENPIHSVNGLQGQTVGVLRNILNGGVFYNYLLNDYQKRFQITLYEDVEDVLADLNNHSIAAAFLDRSSVNYWVQEGSAQFKPLGRIHTIGNGIAILALPKNKKLIERINVILEDIEKDSTYLKLYGIYFSNE; this is encoded by the coding sequence ATGTTTAAGCCACCTTATATTCTATCCCCGCACAATAGCTTTGATATTGATTTAGCGAAATTACTTTGCGAGCGCCTGCAAGAACAATGTAGATCTATTCCAATGGGTATGAATGCACTCTACAAAGGATTAGAAGAAGGGGAAGTTGATTTGGCAATGGGGGGTATTCCGGTTTCTTATGCCCTTAAAATAAACTTTATTTTTAGTTTGCCTTATATGCTAAGTAAAGGACAGTTTTTAGTACTGAAAGAGAACCCCATTCATTCCGTCAATGGATTACAAGGACAAACTGTTGGTGTTTTGCGAAACATACTCAATGGAGGCGTGTTTTATAATTATCTCCTGAATGATTACCAGAAACGATTTCAAATTACTCTGTATGAAGACGTTGAAGACGTGTTGGCTGATTTAAATAATCATTCAATCGCTGCAGCCTTTCTTGATCGTTCATCAGTCAATTACTGGGTTCAAGAGGGTAGCGCACAATTTAAGCCCCTAGGAAGAATACACACCATTGGAAATGGTATAGCAATCCTGGCATTACCAAAAAATAAAAAGTTAATTGAGCGTATCAACGTAATATTAGAAGACATAGAAAAAGATAGTACCTATCTTAAATTATATGGGATCTATTTTTCGAACGAGTAA